Proteins from a single region of Hymenobacter aquaticus:
- a CDS encoding SusC/RagA family TonB-linked outer membrane protein, producing the protein MTQRLLTLRRAVAATLLTALPLAAAVPAQAAAPGPAPRAAQPADTKISGRVTDDKGEGLPGVTVVVKGTTNGVSTDPDGRFTLTVPDNATLVVSSVGFLTQEIAVGTSTDLSIRLAPDTKALDEVVVTGYQVQRKADLTGAVAVIKTDDIKDMASNDVTRNLQGRVPGVQITTDGAPGSPATVRIRGIGTLGNNDPLYVIDGIPTKEGINQINQNDIESIQVLKDASAASIYGSRAGNGVIIITTKKAKKGATRVNFSTFFTVQTPGPNIDLLNTLDYGRVYWQAKTNDGGTPSLPYYTFQTHQGPNGQPVLDGVGTTEFIDADKTMRAADTDWFKETQQNALIQSYNLDVSSGGERGGALFSVNYYTNNGTLKYSGLDRFTARLNSDYNFLEGKLKIGENLTIVKADRAEFDLNLVRDRTTQLPSIVPVRTVDGVGWGGPVAGMSDRDNPVRLLTDNQQNRSHTGRAFGNVFADAEIIKGLHLRSSFGIDYSLYRFRQIYKTYKAGYLSEQNNRVTNNERFWGNWVWQNTLNYSVLLADRHQLDLLAGAERISAYDESSYASRTNFASEDPDYAYLDAGAANKDNGGGATAYRLASTFAKVNYSFADRYLLSATLRRDGSSRFGQDNRFGVFPAVSAGWRLSEESFVRDKAPYFSDLKLRAGWGQTGNQDIANFASRGLYQSLLGSIDPNFEYDRGTAYDIYGNDTNLPSGYRRFQRPNPGLKWETTTQTNLGLDFGLLENKLSGSVDYFVKNSRDILVNLPYLAVVGEGGDQFVNGASIQNRGWEFLLSYQNELPVGVTYSISANLSTYRNELTSLPAEVVNAYGGNGQDVTRLGHSINAVYGYVADGLYQNSAEVSGGPTQVGAAPGRIRYKDLNNDGKVDNFDQTWITEGVPDFSYGLNLGAGFKGFDVQLFLQGVQGLEAFNNAKFRTDFASLASNENWGSRLLDAWTPSNPGSTIPAATLLNTNNEGRASTYFIENASYLKLRNVQLGYTLPTALAGKIKLQGVRVYVQGQNFFTLKSKEYTGADPEVTNYQYPIPRIFTTGLNVSF; encoded by the coding sequence ATGACACAACGACTACTCACCCTGCGCCGGGCCGTGGCTGCGACGCTGCTGACCGCCCTGCCGCTGGCCGCCGCGGTGCCCGCCCAGGCCGCCGCCCCCGGCCCCGCCCCCCGGGCCGCCCAGCCCGCCGATACCAAAATCAGTGGCCGCGTTACCGACGATAAAGGCGAGGGCCTGCCCGGCGTCACGGTCGTGGTGAAGGGCACCACCAACGGCGTCTCCACCGACCCCGACGGCCGCTTCACCCTCACCGTACCCGACAACGCCACGCTGGTCGTGTCGTCCGTGGGCTTCCTCACCCAGGAAATAGCCGTGGGCACGAGCACCGACCTGAGCATCCGCCTGGCCCCCGACACCAAGGCCCTCGACGAGGTGGTGGTGACCGGCTACCAGGTGCAGCGCAAGGCCGACCTGACCGGGGCCGTGGCCGTCATCAAGACCGACGACATCAAGGACATGGCCTCCAACGACGTGACCCGCAACCTGCAGGGCCGGGTGCCGGGCGTGCAAATCACGACCGACGGGGCCCCGGGCAGCCCGGCCACGGTGCGCATCCGCGGCATCGGCACGCTGGGCAACAACGACCCGCTCTACGTCATCGACGGCATCCCGACCAAGGAGGGCATCAACCAGATCAACCAGAACGACATCGAAAGTATCCAGGTGCTGAAGGATGCCTCGGCGGCCAGCATCTACGGCTCCCGGGCCGGCAACGGCGTGATTATCATCACCACCAAGAAGGCCAAGAAAGGCGCCACCCGGGTCAACTTCTCGACCTTCTTCACCGTGCAGACGCCGGGTCCTAACATCGACCTGCTCAATACCCTGGACTACGGCCGGGTGTACTGGCAGGCCAAAACCAACGACGGGGGCACGCCCAGTTTGCCCTACTACACCTTCCAGACCCACCAGGGGCCCAACGGGCAGCCGGTGCTGGACGGCGTGGGCACCACCGAGTTTATCGACGCCGACAAAACCATGCGGGCCGCCGATACCGACTGGTTCAAGGAAACTCAGCAGAACGCCCTGATTCAGAGCTACAACCTGGACGTGAGCAGCGGCGGGGAGCGGGGCGGGGCGTTGTTCTCGGTGAACTACTACACCAACAACGGCACGCTCAAGTACTCGGGCCTGGACCGCTTCACGGCCCGCCTGAACTCGGACTACAACTTCCTGGAGGGCAAGCTCAAAATCGGGGAAAACCTGACCATCGTGAAGGCCGACCGGGCCGAGTTTGACCTGAACCTGGTGCGCGACCGGACCACCCAGCTGCCCAGCATCGTGCCGGTGCGCACCGTGGACGGCGTGGGCTGGGGCGGGCCCGTGGCCGGCATGAGCGACCGGGACAACCCCGTGCGCCTGCTCACCGACAACCAGCAGAACCGCTCCCACACGGGCCGGGCCTTCGGCAACGTGTTTGCCGACGCCGAAATCATCAAGGGCCTGCACCTGCGCTCCAGCTTCGGCATCGACTACAGCCTGTACCGCTTCCGCCAGATCTACAAAACCTACAAGGCTGGCTACCTTTCCGAGCAGAACAATCGGGTGACCAACAACGAGCGGTTCTGGGGTAACTGGGTGTGGCAGAACACGCTGAACTACAGCGTGCTGCTGGCCGACCGGCACCAGCTCGACCTGCTGGCCGGGGCCGAGCGCATCAGCGCCTACGACGAGAGCAGCTACGCCTCGCGCACCAACTTCGCCAGCGAAGACCCCGACTACGCCTACCTCGACGCGGGGGCGGCCAACAAGGACAACGGCGGCGGGGCCACGGCCTACCGCTTGGCCTCTACTTTCGCCAAGGTCAACTATTCCTTTGCCGACCGGTATCTGCTCTCGGCCACGCTGCGCCGCGACGGGTCGTCACGCTTCGGGCAGGACAACCGCTTCGGGGTGTTCCCGGCCGTGTCGGCGGGCTGGCGCCTGAGCGAGGAAAGTTTCGTGCGCGACAAGGCCCCGTACTTCTCCGACCTGAAGCTGCGCGCCGGCTGGGGCCAGACCGGCAACCAGGACATTGCCAACTTTGCCTCCCGCGGCCTCTACCAGTCGCTGCTGGGCTCTATCGACCCTAACTTCGAGTACGACCGGGGTACGGCCTACGACATTTACGGCAACGACACCAACCTGCCCTCGGGCTACCGCCGCTTTCAGCGCCCCAACCCCGGCCTGAAGTGGGAAACGACCACCCAAACCAACCTCGGTCTGGACTTCGGGCTGCTGGAAAACAAGCTTTCGGGCTCGGTCGACTACTTCGTCAAGAACAGCCGGGACATCCTGGTGAACCTGCCGTATCTGGCCGTGGTGGGCGAGGGCGGCGACCAGTTCGTGAACGGGGCCTCCATCCAGAACCGGGGCTGGGAGTTTCTGCTCAGCTACCAGAACGAGCTGCCCGTGGGCGTGACCTACAGCATCAGCGCCAACCTCTCGACTTACCGCAACGAGCTGACTTCGCTGCCGGCCGAAGTGGTAAATGCCTACGGCGGCAACGGGCAGGACGTCACTCGCCTGGGCCACAGCATCAACGCCGTGTACGGCTACGTGGCCGACGGGCTGTACCAGAACAGCGCCGAAGTAAGCGGCGGGCCCACGCAGGTGGGGGCCGCGCCCGGCCGCATCCGCTACAAGGACCTGAACAACGACGGCAAAGTCGACAACTTTGACCAGACCTGGATTACCGAGGGCGTGCCCGATTTCAGCTACGGCCTCAACCTGGGCGCGGGCTTCAAGGGCTTCGACGTGCAGCTTTTCTTGCAGGGCGTGCAGGGGCTGGAGGCGTTCAACAACGCCAAGTTCCGCACCGACTTCGCCTCCCTGGCCTCCAACGAAAACTGGGGCAGCCGCCTGCTCGACGCCTGGACGCCTTCGAACCCGGGCTCCACGATTCCGGCCGCCACGCTGCTGAACACCAACAACGAAGGCCGCGCCTCGACCTACTTCATCGAAAATGCCTCCTACCTGAAGCTGCGCAACGTGCAGCTGGGCTACACGCTGCCCACGGCGCTGGCCGGCAAAATCAAGCTGCAGGGCGTGCGGGTGTACGTGCAGGGTCAGAACTTCTTCACCCTCAAGAGCAAGGAGTACACCGGGGCCGACCCGGAAGTGACCAACTACCAGTACCCGATTCCCCGCATTTTCACCACCGGCCTGAACGTATCATTTTAG
- a CDS encoding RagB/SusD family nutrient uptake outer membrane protein, whose amino-acid sequence MKLFKTSLLALSLLGLSVSCSDKDFLDVEPIGALSDEQLNTPANIDKQVIAAYSQLGNDVYRAPYTSMWPYGNVRAGDAYKGGNGTADVDAFHFYETFTFNRVDVGNTDELWFLLYVGVSRCNDALRRLNAIDAAAMPTKAVRQGEVRFLRGHFYFLLKELFKRVPYIDESVPTEQYATVSNVALTDDQLWGRIAADFRFATANLPDNQPEIGRANKSAAQAYLAKTLLFQAYVQNDAHAVTSIDQTKLQEVVTLADEVGKRYSLHPDYASNFLTSGDNGVESVFAIQFSRNDGTPKGRTDRGNQLNYPMNPDYGCCGFHQPSQNLVNAYKTDANGLPLFTSFNSSDLSTPADFQNNSVDPRLDHTVAVPSHPYKYAPTFVFETSWLRDQNTYGVYMSMKESVLPSDPSFQKTPPFMSSSKNWAIIRFADVLLWKAEALIELGRQGEALPIINRIRERAAASTARLKNAAGGATSKYRIGQYPAAGWSQDYARQALRYERRLEFALEGQRFFDLVRWGIAADYLNTYFTQEKTKRQYLRDARFTKGRDEYLPIPLNQINFSKGLYKQNSGW is encoded by the coding sequence ATGAAACTCTTCAAAACCAGCCTTCTGGCGCTTTCCCTGCTCGGGCTTTCGGTGAGCTGCTCCGATAAAGACTTTCTCGACGTGGAGCCCATCGGGGCCCTGAGCGACGAGCAGCTCAATACGCCCGCCAACATCGACAAGCAGGTTATTGCGGCCTATTCCCAGCTCGGCAACGACGTGTACCGCGCCCCCTACACCAGTATGTGGCCCTACGGCAACGTGCGCGCCGGCGACGCCTACAAGGGCGGCAACGGCACGGCCGACGTGGACGCGTTTCACTTCTACGAAACCTTCACCTTCAACCGCGTCGACGTGGGCAACACCGACGAGCTGTGGTTTCTGCTCTACGTGGGCGTGTCGCGCTGCAACGACGCGCTGCGCCGCCTCAACGCCATCGACGCGGCGGCCATGCCCACCAAGGCCGTGCGCCAGGGCGAGGTGCGCTTCCTGCGCGGGCACTTCTACTTCCTGCTCAAGGAGCTCTTTAAGCGCGTGCCCTACATCGACGAGTCGGTGCCGACCGAGCAGTACGCCACCGTCTCGAACGTGGCCCTGACCGACGACCAGCTCTGGGGTAGAATTGCCGCCGACTTCCGCTTTGCCACCGCCAACCTGCCCGACAACCAGCCCGAAATCGGGCGGGCCAATAAGTCGGCGGCCCAGGCTTACCTGGCCAAAACCCTGCTGTTTCAGGCCTACGTGCAGAACGACGCCCACGCCGTGACCAGCATCGACCAAACCAAGCTCCAGGAAGTCGTGACCCTGGCCGACGAGGTCGGCAAGCGGTATTCCCTGCACCCCGACTACGCCAGCAACTTCCTGACCAGCGGCGACAACGGGGTGGAATCGGTGTTTGCCATCCAGTTTTCGCGCAACGACGGCACGCCCAAGGGCCGCACCGACCGGGGCAACCAGCTCAACTACCCCATGAACCCGGACTACGGCTGCTGCGGCTTTCACCAGCCCAGCCAGAACCTGGTGAATGCCTACAAAACCGACGCCAACGGCCTGCCCTTGTTCACCAGCTTCAACAGCTCGGACCTGAGCACGCCCGCCGACTTCCAGAACAACAGCGTGGACCCGCGCCTCGACCACACCGTGGCCGTGCCGAGCCACCCCTACAAGTACGCGCCCACCTTCGTGTTTGAAACCTCCTGGCTGCGCGACCAGAACACCTACGGCGTGTACATGTCGATGAAGGAAAGCGTGCTGCCCTCGGACCCCAGCTTCCAGAAAACGCCGCCGTTTATGAGCTCCTCGAAGAACTGGGCCATCATCCGCTTCGCCGACGTGCTGCTCTGGAAAGCCGAGGCCCTGATTGAGCTGGGCCGGCAGGGCGAGGCCCTGCCCATTATCAACCGGATTCGGGAGCGGGCCGCGGCCAGCACTGCCCGCCTGAAAAACGCCGCCGGCGGGGCCACGTCCAAGTACCGCATCGGGCAGTACCCGGCCGCCGGCTGGAGCCAGGACTACGCCCGCCAGGCCCTGCGCTACGAGCGGCGGCTGGAGTTTGCCCTGGAAGGCCAGCGCTTCTTCGATTTGGTGCGCTGGGGCATTGCCGCCGACTACCTGAACACCTACTTCACCCAGGAAAAAACCAAGCGCCAGTACCTGCGCGACGCCCGCTTCACCAAGGGCCGCGACGAGTACCTGCCCATCCCGCTCAACCAGATCAACTTCAGCAAGGGCCTCTACAAGCAAAACAGCGGCTGGTAG
- a CDS encoding substrate-binding domain-containing protein, which translates to MSQFTPSASFLLRSALRGGLGLVCLVLVLLAGCTHSAPPPKYRIGFSQCTNGDAWRQAMLAGMKKELSFYPEVSFTIKDARYNSALQEQQIKELLRQGIDLLIVSANEAEPVTPIVEEVYNRGIPVVILDRRTTSKLYTAYVGGNNVEVGRTAGNYAASLLKQRGQVLEVLGAPGSSPAVDRHRGFGQALAAYPGVQLVAQVNSNWERPSVLARLPAVLRAHPEVDLIFAHNDRLALGAYQVCKQLGRQNQVKIVGVDGLPGMRGGIQLVQDGVITATLLYSPGGEEAIRTALKILRRQPYDKENILGTMVIDSTNALTMKLQTEKLGSQQQDIQRQQQLLQQQRDTYASQQTVLYVLAAALLGAAVLGAVAFRAFRVNRRINQQLEGQNEEIRQQRNQIQDFAEQAKVETEAKLRFFTNFSHELRTPLTLILGPVEEMLTSAPDLPAAHRHDLSLVRRNAQRLLQLVNQLMDFRKIDVGKMPVRATEGNLVAFVREIMDVFEKPARQRGVSLRFLPAEPVVRLWFDVNILDKVFFNLLSNALKFTPERGQISVSIQPVPADHVVRISVEDTGRGISEQDRAHIFEWFYQGNQSTAKGSGMGLALALGLTRLHLGQLTFSSQPGQGSTFVVTLPLELPPELRSAEAALPAPALAIDEGLTLPKAEDAPLPTGATREALILVIEDNPDVNAFLTQKLQPHFQVDTALDGATGLRLAADTIPDLIVCDVMLPELSGLEVVAQLKGDWRTSHIPIVLLTARNAPEQQVEGVQAGADLYLTKPFNPTFLLESLRTLLANRDRQREHFRRELSTDTVTVAPQRVDQKFLADLTAIVEANVSRSDLSVEDVARSLGISRVQLYRKVKAVLGTGVTDFIQGVRLTKARQLLLTDDLTIAEVAYQLGFSSPSYFSTSFKARYQVSPSEFRALHTTAG; encoded by the coding sequence CAGCTTTACCATCAAGGATGCCCGCTACAACAGCGCCCTCCAGGAGCAGCAGATCAAGGAGCTGCTCCGCCAGGGCATCGACCTGCTCATCGTGTCGGCCAACGAGGCCGAGCCCGTGACGCCCATCGTGGAGGAAGTCTACAACCGCGGCATTCCGGTCGTGATTCTGGACCGCCGCACCACCTCCAAGCTCTACACGGCCTACGTGGGCGGCAACAACGTGGAAGTGGGCCGCACCGCCGGCAACTACGCCGCTTCCCTGCTCAAGCAGCGCGGGCAGGTGCTGGAAGTGCTGGGCGCGCCCGGCTCCTCCCCGGCCGTCGACCGGCACCGGGGCTTCGGGCAGGCCCTGGCCGCGTATCCTGGCGTGCAGCTCGTGGCCCAGGTCAACAGCAACTGGGAGCGGCCCTCGGTGCTGGCGCGCCTGCCCGCCGTGCTGCGCGCCCACCCCGAAGTCGACCTGATCTTTGCCCACAACGACCGGCTGGCCCTGGGGGCCTACCAGGTCTGCAAGCAGCTGGGCCGGCAGAACCAGGTGAAAATCGTGGGCGTGGACGGCCTGCCCGGCATGCGCGGCGGGATTCAGCTGGTGCAGGATGGCGTCATTACGGCCACGCTGCTCTACTCGCCGGGCGGGGAGGAGGCCATCCGCACGGCCCTGAAAATCCTGCGCCGCCAGCCCTACGACAAGGAAAACATCCTCGGCACGATGGTCATCGACTCGACCAACGCGCTGACCATGAAGCTGCAAACCGAGAAGCTGGGCAGCCAGCAGCAGGACATTCAGCGCCAGCAGCAGCTCTTGCAGCAGCAGCGCGACACCTACGCCAGCCAGCAAACGGTGCTCTACGTGCTGGCCGCCGCTTTGCTCGGGGCCGCCGTGCTCGGGGCGGTGGCGTTTCGGGCCTTCCGGGTGAACCGGCGCATCAATCAGCAGCTCGAAGGGCAGAACGAGGAAATCCGCCAGCAGCGCAACCAGATTCAGGACTTCGCCGAGCAGGCCAAGGTGGAAACCGAGGCCAAGCTGCGCTTCTTCACCAACTTCTCGCACGAGCTGCGCACCCCGCTCACCCTGATTCTGGGCCCGGTGGAGGAAATGCTGACCAGCGCCCCCGACTTGCCCGCCGCCCACCGCCACGACCTGAGCCTGGTGCGCCGCAACGCCCAGCGCCTCTTGCAGCTCGTGAATCAGCTCATGGATTTCCGCAAAATCGACGTGGGCAAAATGCCGGTGCGGGCCACCGAGGGCAACCTGGTGGCTTTCGTGCGCGAAATCATGGACGTGTTTGAAAAGCCCGCCCGGCAGCGCGGCGTCAGCCTCCGGTTTCTGCCCGCCGAGCCCGTCGTCCGCCTCTGGTTCGACGTCAACATCCTCGACAAGGTCTTTTTCAACCTGCTCTCCAACGCCCTGAAATTCACGCCCGAGCGGGGCCAGATCAGCGTCAGCATCCAGCCCGTGCCCGCCGACCACGTGGTGCGCATCAGCGTGGAAGACACTGGCCGGGGCATTTCCGAGCAGGACCGCGCCCACATCTTCGAGTGGTTTTACCAGGGCAACCAGTCCACGGCCAAGGGCTCGGGTATGGGCCTGGCCCTGGCCCTGGGCCTCACGCGCCTGCACCTGGGCCAGCTTACCTTCAGCAGCCAGCCCGGCCAGGGCAGCACCTTCGTCGTGACCCTGCCGCTGGAGCTGCCCCCGGAGCTGCGGTCAGCGGAGGCGGCCCTGCCCGCGCCGGCCCTGGCCATCGACGAAGGCCTGACCCTGCCCAAGGCCGAGGACGCCCCGCTGCCCACCGGCGCCACCCGCGAGGCGCTGATCCTGGTCATCGAAGACAACCCCGACGTCAACGCCTTCCTGACCCAGAAGCTGCAGCCCCACTTCCAGGTCGATACGGCCCTGGATGGCGCTACCGGCCTGCGCCTGGCCGCCGACACCATCCCCGACCTGATTGTGTGCGACGTGATGCTGCCCGAGCTCAGCGGCCTGGAAGTGGTGGCCCAACTCAAGGGCGACTGGCGCACGAGCCACATTCCAATAGTGCTGCTCACGGCGCGCAACGCCCCCGAGCAGCAGGTGGAAGGCGTGCAGGCCGGCGCCGACCTCTACCTGACCAAGCCCTTCAACCCCACGTTTCTGCTCGAAAGCCTGCGCACCCTGCTGGCCAACCGCGACCGGCAGCGCGAGCATTTCCGCCGCGAGCTGAGCACCGACACCGTCACGGTAGCCCCCCAGCGCGTCGACCAGAAGTTCCTGGCCGACCTCACCGCCATTGTCGAAGCCAACGTGTCGCGCTCCGACCTCTCGGTGGAAGATGTGGCCCGCAGCCTGGGCATTTCGCGGGTGCAGCTCTACCGCAAAGTCAAGGCCGTGCTGGGCACCGGCGTCACCGACTTCATCCAGGGCGTGCGCCTGACCAAGGCCCGCCAGCTCCTGCTCACCGACGACCTGACCATCGCCGAAGTGGCCTACCAACTGGGCTTCTCCTCGCCCTCGTATTTCTCCACCAGCTTCAAGGCCCGCTACCAGGTGTCGCCCTCCGAGTTCCGCGCCCTGCACACCACCGCCGGGTAG